One genomic window of Myxococcus xanthus includes the following:
- the mhpA gene encoding bifunctional 3-(3-hydroxy-phenyl)propionate/3-hydroxycinnamic acid hydroxylase MhpA has protein sequence MSADIEEVDVVIAGGGPVGVLTANLLGLQGVRVLVLEREAAPHGQPRAFSCDDEALRIYQAAGLLDVLKPDLRQGRHVTFTGVGGQPIAQVQLGQVDFGYGHAPIWFFHQPLLEKALREGLSRFPAAELRTGTEVESLEQDGAGVTVRYLTSGVRHGVRARYLVACDGGRSTVRALLGIPMEGRGGQEPWIAISGTVAEEDAPAECHVVCDPVRPGFVGRGPVGRFRWEFRLRLGETGEEMTQPGTIRRLIGPYVNPDRVTVERAQLYSFHSVVAQRWRVGRTFLAGDAAHLLPPFLGQGLVSGLRDAANLAWKLAWVLQGRAPEALLDTYAVERRPHVRALLEATARLGSVFTARSTPMAWVRDTVLRGLQAVPAARRFVEGFRFKPAPAIEEGWMLGGRRSGRKAAEGSYLPQPRVRRASGEEHLLDDSLGSGFAVLSRGGSPGTEVARELAESLGARAVTVRSAGVPGLGDNSVEDHTGRLSEWFREHGADVAVVRPDRFVFGAVPLARMPELRAALGVEEA, from the coding sequence ATGTCGGCCGACATCGAGGAAGTGGATGTGGTCATCGCGGGAGGCGGGCCGGTGGGTGTGCTCACCGCCAACCTCCTGGGACTCCAGGGCGTGCGCGTGCTCGTCCTCGAACGGGAGGCCGCGCCGCATGGCCAACCCCGGGCCTTCTCCTGTGACGACGAGGCCCTGCGCATCTACCAGGCCGCGGGGCTGCTCGACGTGCTGAAGCCCGACCTGCGCCAGGGCCGCCACGTCACCTTCACCGGCGTGGGCGGCCAACCCATTGCCCAGGTCCAACTGGGTCAGGTGGACTTCGGCTACGGCCACGCGCCCATCTGGTTCTTCCACCAGCCGCTCCTGGAGAAGGCGCTGCGCGAGGGGCTCTCCCGCTTCCCCGCCGCTGAGCTGCGCACGGGCACCGAGGTGGAATCACTGGAACAGGACGGCGCGGGCGTCACCGTGCGGTACCTCACGTCCGGAGTCCGGCACGGGGTGCGCGCCCGCTACCTGGTGGCCTGTGACGGTGGGCGGAGCACGGTGCGCGCGCTGTTGGGCATCCCCATGGAAGGCCGCGGCGGCCAGGAGCCGTGGATTGCCATCTCCGGCACCGTGGCCGAGGAAGACGCCCCCGCCGAATGTCATGTCGTCTGCGACCCGGTCCGCCCCGGCTTCGTCGGGCGTGGTCCCGTGGGGCGGTTCCGCTGGGAGTTCCGCCTGCGCCTGGGCGAGACGGGCGAGGAGATGACGCAGCCCGGCACGATTCGCCGTCTGATTGGGCCTTATGTGAATCCAGACCGGGTGACGGTGGAGCGAGCGCAGCTCTATAGCTTTCATTCGGTGGTGGCGCAGCGCTGGCGCGTGGGCCGCACCTTCCTGGCGGGAGACGCGGCCCACCTGTTGCCGCCCTTCCTGGGTCAGGGCCTGGTGTCCGGGCTGCGCGACGCGGCGAACCTCGCGTGGAAGCTGGCGTGGGTCCTCCAGGGCCGCGCCCCCGAGGCGCTGCTGGACACCTACGCCGTGGAGCGCCGTCCGCACGTGCGCGCCTTGCTGGAAGCCACCGCGCGGCTGGGCTCCGTGTTCACCGCGCGCAGCACGCCCATGGCCTGGGTACGTGACACCGTGCTCCGGGGCCTCCAGGCCGTTCCGGCCGCGCGCCGCTTCGTGGAGGGATTCCGCTTCAAGCCGGCGCCCGCCATCGAGGAAGGCTGGATGCTGGGCGGCCGCCGCTCGGGTCGGAAGGCCGCTGAAGGCAGCTACCTTCCCCAACCGCGCGTGCGTCGTGCGTCCGGTGAGGAACACCTGTTGGATGACAGCCTGGGCTCCGGCTTCGCCGTGCTGAGCCGGGGCGGCAGCCCGGGGACGGAGGTGGCCCGTGAGCTGGCCGAATCCCTGGGGGCCCGCGCCGTCACCGTGCGCTCCGCGGGTGTCCCGGGCCTGGGCGACAACAGCGTGGAGGACCACACCGGCAGGCTGTCCGAGTGGTTCCGAGAGCACGGCGCCGACGTGGCCGTGGTGCGGCCGGACCGCTTCGTCTTCGGCGCGGTGCCCCTGGCCCGGATGCCCGAGCTGCGCGCGGCGCTGGGCGTGGAAGAGGCCTGA
- a CDS encoding SDR family oxidoreductase: MRVLIPGISGGIARQLALHLHARGHQVAGIDTRPWAEAKEAGIQVYRGDVRKRAAEDVFRRWRPEAVVHMATVTAFTVPGKERGRINLDGTKAVFDHCAAHGVKQMLFVGRHTFYGAAPDSPLYHSEDEPPRALEAIPELADLVAADLYAATALWRLPKMTTAVLRLPYTLGAPGTGTLSSFLKGRRVPLVLGYDPLFHVLQEEDVVTALTLALEKQVRGLFNVAGPPPIPLSVIVRETGRRAVPLPAPLLSMLLGRAGLPRLSMGALDHLRFPIVVDNRRFLDATGFEYRHSVADSLRIFRESSPILPAGGQGR; encoded by the coding sequence ATGAGGGTGCTGATTCCAGGCATCTCCGGAGGCATTGCCCGCCAGCTCGCGCTGCACCTGCACGCGCGCGGGCATCAGGTGGCGGGCATCGACACCCGCCCCTGGGCCGAGGCCAAAGAGGCCGGCATCCAGGTCTACCGGGGCGATGTGCGCAAGCGCGCCGCGGAGGACGTCTTCCGCCGCTGGCGTCCCGAAGCCGTGGTGCACATGGCCACCGTCACCGCCTTCACGGTGCCGGGCAAGGAGCGCGGGCGAATCAACCTGGACGGCACCAAGGCGGTGTTCGACCACTGCGCGGCCCATGGCGTGAAGCAGATGCTCTTCGTGGGGCGGCACACCTTCTACGGCGCGGCGCCGGACTCGCCGCTGTACCACTCCGAGGACGAGCCGCCTCGCGCGCTGGAGGCCATTCCGGAGCTGGCGGACCTGGTGGCCGCCGACCTGTACGCGGCCACCGCGCTGTGGCGCCTGCCGAAGATGACGACGGCCGTGCTGCGGCTGCCCTACACCCTGGGGGCCCCCGGCACCGGCACGCTGTCCTCCTTCCTCAAGGGCCGTCGCGTGCCGCTGGTGCTCGGGTACGACCCCCTGTTCCACGTCCTCCAGGAGGAAGACGTGGTGACAGCGTTGACGCTGGCGCTGGAGAAGCAGGTCCGGGGACTCTTCAACGTGGCGGGCCCTCCGCCGATTCCGCTGTCCGTCATCGTCCGGGAGACAGGGCGCAGGGCGGTGCCTTTGCCCGCGCCGCTGCTATCGATGCTGCTGGGCCGGGCCGGCCTCCCCCGCCTGTCAATGGGCGCTTTGGACCACCTGCGCTTCCCCATCGTCGTGGACAACCGCCGCTTCCTGGACGCCACGGGCTTCGAATACCGCCACAGCGTGGCGGACTCGCTGCGCATCTTCCGCGAATCCTCGCCCATCCTCCCCGCGGGGGGCCAAGGACGTTAG
- a CDS encoding lysophospholipid acyltransferase family protein — MALTDSLEARVDRLELPFNEYGVDPYGISKSHVKHALRVFGAIYRYYFRVRCYGVEHIPPRGRGMLVGNHSGGVAVDGAMVLTSTMLEMDPPRLAQGMVERFLHNFPVSSLWASRTGQFIGLPEHAKRLLEDDRLLMIFPEGARGTAKLYNERYSLVDFGTGFVRLALQTRSPIIPFAFLGGGSAVPTVFNAYTLGKLLGVPYVPLTPYLLPLPLPVQLEIHYGEPLVFHGTGDEEDHVIEGYVEKVKQRIAGLIERGRAQRHSRRIGRNLLP, encoded by the coding sequence GTGGCCCTGACCGACTCATTGGAAGCCCGGGTGGACCGGCTGGAACTGCCTTTCAACGAATACGGCGTCGACCCGTACGGCATCTCCAAGTCTCACGTGAAACATGCGCTGCGCGTCTTTGGCGCCATCTACCGCTACTACTTCCGCGTGCGCTGTTACGGGGTAGAGCACATCCCCCCGCGGGGCCGCGGAATGCTGGTGGGCAACCACTCCGGCGGCGTGGCGGTGGACGGGGCCATGGTCCTGACGTCCACCATGTTGGAGATGGACCCGCCCCGGCTGGCGCAGGGCATGGTGGAGCGCTTCCTCCACAACTTCCCCGTGTCCTCGCTGTGGGCCAGCCGCACCGGACAGTTCATCGGGCTGCCCGAGCACGCCAAGCGGCTGCTGGAGGATGACCGGCTGCTGATGATCTTCCCCGAGGGCGCGCGCGGCACGGCCAAGCTCTACAACGAGCGCTACTCGCTGGTGGACTTCGGCACCGGCTTCGTCCGCTTGGCGTTGCAGACGCGCTCGCCCATCATCCCCTTCGCGTTCCTGGGCGGCGGCTCGGCCGTCCCCACGGTGTTCAACGCGTACACGCTGGGGAAGCTGCTCGGCGTGCCCTACGTCCCGTTGACGCCCTACCTGTTGCCGCTGCCGTTGCCGGTGCAGTTGGAAATCCATTACGGCGAGCCGCTCGTCTTCCATGGCACGGGGGACGAAGAGGACCACGTCATCGAGGGCTATGTGGAGAAGGTGAAGCAGCGCATCGCGGGGCTCATCGAGCGCGGCCGCGCGCAGCGGCACAGCCGGCGGATTGGGAGGAACCTGTTGCCATGA
- a CDS encoding ABC transporter ATP-binding protein has protein sequence MTHQDELAIEVKGLVKRFGDVTAVDGIDLDIRRGECVGLLGPNGAGKTTTVEILEGLQTATSGEVRLLGLRWETDAPVLRERIGMTLQETRLVDQLTVEEMVRLFTSFYPRPLEVEALIGLVQLGEKRHARVGKLSGGQKQRLALALGLAGDPDVLFLDEPTTGLDPQSRRALWDVVAQLKARGRTVVLTTHYMDEAEVLCDRLVIIDRGRVIARGTPRDIITSLGAEQVIELEAEPSPDLERLRPLPSVVAAQRHAGRITLRVRELHLALPEVLREVAAGGGQLLHLSTRRPTLDDVFIDMTGRSLRESAEEKAA, from the coding sequence ATGACACACCAGGACGAGCTCGCCATCGAGGTGAAGGGATTGGTCAAACGTTTCGGCGACGTCACCGCCGTGGACGGAATCGACCTGGACATCCGCCGTGGCGAGTGCGTGGGCCTCCTGGGCCCCAACGGCGCGGGCAAGACGACGACCGTGGAAATCCTCGAGGGCCTCCAGACGGCCACCTCGGGGGAGGTGCGGCTCCTGGGGTTGCGCTGGGAGACGGACGCGCCGGTGCTGCGGGAGCGCATTGGGATGACGCTCCAGGAGACGCGGCTGGTGGACCAGCTCACGGTGGAGGAGATGGTGCGTTTGTTCACCTCCTTCTACCCACGCCCCCTGGAGGTCGAGGCGCTCATCGGGCTGGTGCAACTGGGCGAGAAGCGCCATGCCCGGGTGGGCAAGCTGTCCGGCGGCCAGAAGCAGCGGCTGGCCTTGGCGCTGGGCTTGGCGGGCGACCCGGACGTGCTCTTCCTGGACGAGCCCACCACCGGATTGGACCCCCAGTCGCGCCGCGCCTTGTGGGACGTGGTGGCGCAGCTCAAGGCGCGCGGGCGCACCGTGGTGTTGACCACGCATTACATGGATGAGGCCGAAGTGCTGTGCGACCGGCTGGTCATCATCGACCGGGGCCGGGTGATTGCGCGCGGGACGCCGCGGGACATCATCACCTCGCTGGGCGCGGAGCAGGTCATCGAGTTGGAGGCGGAGCCCTCGCCGGACCTGGAGCGGTTGCGCCCGCTGCCGTCGGTGGTGGCCGCCCAGCGGCACGCTGGCCGCATCACCCTGCGGGTGCGGGAGCTGCACCTGGCGCTGCCGGAGGTGCTGCGCGAGGTGGCGGCGGGGGGCGGCCAGTTGCTGCACCTGTCCACCCGGCGCCCCACGCTGGATGATGTCTTCATCGACATGACGGGCCGCTCCCTGCGCGAGTCCGCGGAAGAGAAGGCGGCCTGA
- a CDS encoding ABC transporter permease: MNALGQLVLMRLRMLMRQPEVLFWTFIFPVVTSLFLGLAFRNDSLGPVRVAVAEGAGAPALMAKLEGVPELSAEVVDEASARRRLARGQLSLVLLPGAVPEALVDPSQAEGRTARLLVEQALAAPEDAARPAVVKATPVSEPGNRYVDFLIPGLLGLSLMSSSLWVVAGSLVAMRGGKLLKRLAATPMRRSQFFLSYMLARAGFALAEILFFCAFARWLFGVPMFGSYFTLTLVGLAGALCFAALGVLVASRARTEEAVGGLVNLVSLPMMFVSGVFFAAGNFPSWLQPVIRALPLTAINDSLRAVMLEGAGLASLGAPMLVLAAWTVVPLLLALRWFRWT, translated from the coding sequence ATGAACGCCCTGGGCCAGTTGGTGTTGATGCGGCTGCGCATGTTGATGCGGCAGCCGGAGGTGCTGTTCTGGACGTTCATCTTCCCCGTCGTCACCTCGCTGTTCCTGGGGCTGGCGTTCCGGAATGACTCCCTGGGCCCGGTGCGTGTGGCCGTGGCGGAGGGGGCGGGCGCGCCGGCGCTGATGGCGAAGCTGGAGGGCGTGCCGGAGCTGTCGGCCGAGGTCGTGGACGAAGCGTCCGCCCGGCGGCGGCTGGCGCGCGGGCAGCTCTCCCTGGTGCTGCTGCCGGGCGCGGTGCCCGAGGCGCTGGTGGACCCCAGCCAGGCGGAGGGCCGCACCGCGCGGCTCCTGGTGGAGCAGGCGCTCGCCGCGCCGGAAGACGCCGCGCGTCCCGCCGTGGTGAAGGCCACGCCGGTGTCGGAGCCGGGAAACCGCTACGTCGACTTCCTCATCCCCGGCCTGCTGGGCCTGTCGTTGATGTCCAGCAGCCTGTGGGTGGTGGCGGGCTCGCTGGTGGCGATGCGCGGAGGCAAGCTGCTGAAGCGGCTGGCCGCGACGCCCATGCGGCGCTCCCAGTTCTTCCTGTCCTACATGCTGGCGCGCGCGGGGTTCGCGCTGGCGGAAATCCTCTTCTTCTGTGCCTTCGCGCGCTGGCTCTTCGGCGTGCCGATGTTCGGCAGCTACTTCACATTGACGCTGGTGGGGCTCGCGGGGGCGCTGTGCTTCGCCGCGCTCGGCGTGCTGGTGGCCAGCCGGGCGCGGACGGAGGAGGCGGTGGGCGGGCTCGTCAACCTCGTCTCGCTGCCGATGATGTTCGTCTCCGGCGTCTTCTTTGCGGCCGGAAACTTCCCCTCTTGGTTGCAGCCGGTCATCCGCGCCTTGCCGCTCACGGCCATCAATGACTCGCTGCGGGCTGTCATGCTGGAGGGCGCGGGCCTGGCTTCACTGGGTGCGCCCATGTTGGTGCTGGCCGCGTGGACCGTGGTGCCGCTGCTGCTGGCTCTTCGTTGGTTCCGCTGGACGTAA
- a CDS encoding class I SAM-dependent methyltransferase encodes MSQPVSAPSPAFVQQLNFHARDASNEAAALQAAFALGLFGHLPETGSGEPVSLETLAKRVGGTWRGTRSVVEPLVALGFVHLEEGRGYSLRASTVAFLRDEAFTTRLKEARRWWHPLALLSQAVRGGGPVEWGGESWDVLGWYRALFLSPAPSIPSAEARDFHDRFARNPARTLALVTAAELDVLVKLVRGPVPLEVLAREVGASAEALEVLLGALAAMGIVQAQETGWGFTEAAGRALDAQSLPYFQRALPATMAYWEALGHLDEAVREQRFRLDLRDPETARRIYQENASRISSIFASHLRLSRQAATLVRSMRPLAQARVLDVGTGSGVWGAAFGLADPTTHVTYLDSPHVLDAVRPHLAKLKLEARSELWAGDCLSVDYGESRYDVILLPQIIPALPPSELPSFFARLARALRPGGLLLISGYLLTDRRDGPLDALYFALRRYVTNEGDVLSLPEFRALLGPVGLTDARGFDMPIQQVVIAHRGDVAWPDVAPSA; translated from the coding sequence GTGTCACAGCCCGTTTCCGCGCCGTCCCCCGCCTTCGTTCAGCAGCTCAACTTCCACGCGCGAGACGCCAGCAACGAAGCGGCGGCACTTCAGGCAGCCTTCGCGCTCGGCCTCTTCGGACACCTCCCGGAGACGGGCTCGGGCGAGCCGGTGTCCCTGGAGACGCTCGCGAAGCGGGTGGGCGGCACCTGGCGGGGGACGCGCTCCGTCGTCGAGCCGCTGGTCGCGCTGGGCTTCGTCCACCTGGAGGAGGGGCGGGGGTATTCGCTGCGCGCCTCGACTGTGGCCTTCCTCCGGGACGAGGCGTTCACCACGAGGCTGAAGGAGGCGCGGCGGTGGTGGCATCCGCTGGCGCTTCTGTCCCAGGCCGTGCGCGGTGGTGGTCCCGTGGAGTGGGGCGGGGAGTCGTGGGACGTGCTCGGATGGTACCGCGCGCTGTTCCTGTCGCCCGCGCCATCCATCCCGAGCGCCGAGGCCCGGGACTTCCATGACCGCTTCGCCCGCAACCCCGCGCGCACGCTGGCGTTGGTGACGGCCGCGGAGCTGGACGTGCTGGTGAAGCTGGTGCGCGGGCCTGTGCCGCTGGAGGTGCTGGCGCGGGAAGTGGGCGCGTCGGCGGAGGCGCTGGAGGTGTTGCTGGGCGCGTTGGCGGCGATGGGCATCGTCCAGGCACAGGAGACAGGCTGGGGCTTCACGGAGGCCGCGGGCCGGGCGCTGGACGCCCAGAGCCTTCCGTACTTCCAGCGAGCGCTGCCGGCGACCATGGCCTACTGGGAGGCGCTGGGGCACCTGGATGAGGCGGTGCGCGAGCAGCGCTTCCGGTTGGACTTGCGTGACCCGGAGACGGCGCGGCGCATCTACCAGGAGAACGCTTCACGCATCTCCAGCATCTTCGCCTCGCACCTGCGGCTGAGCCGGCAGGCCGCGACGCTGGTGCGGTCGATGCGGCCATTGGCACAGGCGCGCGTGTTGGACGTCGGCACGGGCTCGGGCGTGTGGGGCGCGGCCTTCGGGTTGGCGGACCCCACCACGCACGTCACGTACCTGGATTCGCCGCACGTGCTGGACGCGGTGCGCCCCCATCTGGCGAAGCTGAAGCTGGAGGCCCGCTCCGAGCTGTGGGCGGGAGACTGTCTCTCGGTGGACTACGGCGAGTCCCGCTACGACGTCATCCTGCTGCCACAAATCATCCCCGCGCTGCCGCCCTCGGAGCTCCCGAGCTTCTTCGCCCGGCTGGCTCGGGCGTTGCGTCCCGGCGGGCTGCTGCTCATCTCCGGCTACCTGCTGACGGACCGGCGCGACGGCCCGCTGGACGCGCTCTACTTCGCGCTGCGCCGATACGTGACGAACGAGGGGGACGTGCTGTCCCTGCCGGAGTTCCGTGCGCTGCTGGGGCCGGTGGGCCTCACGGACGCCCGCGGCTTCGACATGCCCATTCAGCAGGTCGTCATCGCTCATCGGGGGGACGTCGCGTGGCCGGACGTCGCCCCCTCCGCCTGA
- a CDS encoding pyridoxal phosphate-dependent aminotransferase, giving the protein MEPLRTFFMEDYLEGSRFTARFNLGESGGRPVTVGELLLGSGVSAERAAEVFLSTPLNDSPNWGRADLRDAVAAMHPGATRDNVLITTGTSEALLLLFRQLRPRKVALAWPAFQLLYELPQRQGAEVVRLPVKWDANGVPSVDADLWLERLEREQPDTVIINNPHNPSGLVLTAELLSAVERWAERTGATVVGDEHYRFLSSETSVLGASVYRPGSRHFVTGSFIKCLGCPGLRIGWTVGDTAMLSRMQNEKNYTTHTVNPVTEWVAREVLRDLDSPALRRAREDWLRNRATLSAFLERSRGVYGVAPQGGLVTCIGLREARDDASAETLLKALSDVGVFVLPLSAMEAGSPDGAHPLERGHGFRLGLGIAPERFSEALDAIERATAR; this is encoded by the coding sequence ATGGAACCGCTGCGCACCTTCTTCATGGAGGACTACCTGGAGGGCTCGCGCTTCACCGCGCGCTTCAACCTGGGGGAGTCCGGTGGACGCCCCGTCACCGTGGGCGAGCTGCTCCTCGGCTCGGGCGTCAGCGCCGAGCGCGCCGCCGAGGTGTTCCTCTCCACGCCTTTGAATGACAGCCCCAACTGGGGCCGCGCGGACCTGCGCGACGCGGTGGCGGCCATGCACCCGGGCGCCACGCGGGACAACGTCCTCATCACCACTGGCACCAGCGAGGCGTTGCTGCTGCTGTTCCGCCAGCTCCGCCCGCGCAAGGTGGCCCTGGCGTGGCCGGCGTTCCAGCTCCTCTACGAGCTGCCCCAGCGTCAGGGCGCGGAGGTGGTGCGGTTGCCCGTGAAATGGGACGCGAACGGCGTGCCGTCCGTGGACGCGGACCTGTGGCTGGAGCGGCTGGAGCGCGAGCAGCCCGACACCGTCATCATCAACAACCCGCACAATCCCAGCGGCCTGGTGCTGACGGCGGAACTGCTGTCGGCGGTGGAGCGCTGGGCGGAGCGGACGGGCGCCACGGTGGTGGGGGACGAGCACTACCGCTTCCTGTCCTCGGAGACGTCCGTGCTGGGCGCGTCCGTGTACCGGCCGGGCTCGCGGCACTTCGTCACCGGCTCCTTCATCAAGTGCCTGGGCTGCCCGGGGCTGCGCATCGGCTGGACGGTGGGCGACACGGCCATGCTGTCGCGGATGCAGAACGAGAAGAACTACACGACGCACACGGTGAATCCGGTGACGGAGTGGGTGGCGCGCGAGGTGCTGCGGGATTTGGACAGTCCTGCGTTGCGCCGCGCTCGGGAGGACTGGCTGCGCAATCGCGCCACGCTCTCTGCTTTCCTGGAGCGCTCGCGCGGTGTCTATGGCGTCGCGCCCCAGGGCGGGCTCGTCACCTGCATCGGCCTGCGGGAGGCTCGGGACGACGCCAGCGCGGAGACGCTGCTCAAGGCCCTGTCGGATGTGGGCGTGTTCGTCCTGCCGCTGAGCGCCATGGAGGCGGGCTCGCCGGACGGAGCACATCCGCTGGAGCGCGGGCACGGTTTCCGGTTGGGACTGGGCATCGCGCCGGAGCGTTTCTCCGAGGCGCTGGACGCCATCGAGCGCGCCACCGCGCGCTGA
- a CDS encoding fatty acid desaturase: MSAAPQEDSDALPSPAARPVRGVRPTSVAARLRAEYAREVATLGYHAHSVPGALAHLALHLGLAVAAAAAFELLLPHAPRAAWLVYPLLAFLIATRFRAVGNMLHEACHGMLVRGKRHNRNLGHLLAVLDLTALDPYRRDHFSHHLHLGDAEKDLDFQPRRRFGFADPDQPFVKSHLLRPLLLIHLPAFIRPVLFHREDPVWVTLLRWSFIGGLLAVAHFVVGWDVFLRAYVIPYFVAYQVIRYWSDAVDHAGIISSADEFHRSRNHVFAWGWLNRLVFPRNDEYHLTHHLFPAVPTPFQGRVHQLLLRDADYAAREHAFASLTR, from the coding sequence GTGAGCGCCGCGCCGCAGGAGGACAGCGACGCCCTGCCGTCCCCGGCCGCCCGGCCCGTGCGTGGCGTGCGCCCGACCTCCGTCGCCGCGAGGCTGCGCGCCGAATACGCACGAGAGGTCGCCACGCTCGGCTACCACGCGCACTCCGTGCCCGGCGCGCTGGCCCATCTGGCGCTGCACCTGGGCCTGGCCGTGGCCGCCGCGGCGGCCTTCGAGCTGTTGCTGCCACACGCACCACGTGCCGCCTGGCTCGTGTACCCGCTGCTGGCCTTCCTCATCGCGACGCGCTTTCGCGCGGTGGGCAACATGCTCCATGAGGCGTGTCACGGCATGCTCGTGCGCGGCAAGCGCCACAACCGGAACCTGGGACACCTGCTGGCGGTGCTCGACCTGACGGCCCTGGACCCGTATCGCAGGGACCACTTCAGTCACCATCTCCACCTGGGTGACGCGGAGAAGGACCTGGACTTCCAGCCGCGCCGCCGCTTCGGCTTCGCGGACCCGGACCAGCCCTTCGTGAAGTCACACCTGCTGCGCCCCCTGCTGCTCATCCACCTGCCCGCCTTCATCCGCCCGGTGTTATTCCACCGCGAGGACCCGGTCTGGGTGACGCTGCTGCGCTGGAGCTTCATCGGCGGCCTGCTCGCCGTGGCGCACTTCGTCGTGGGCTGGGACGTGTTCCTGCGCGCCTACGTCATCCCCTACTTCGTCGCCTACCAGGTCATCCGCTACTGGTCGGACGCGGTGGACCACGCGGGCATCATCTCCTCCGCGGATGAGTTCCACCGTTCCCGCAATCACGTCTTCGCGTGGGGCTGGCTCAACCGGCTCGTCTTCCCGCGCAACGACGAGTACCACCTCACGCACCACCTCTTCCCCGCGGTGCCCACGCCCTTCCAGGGGCGCGTGCACCAACTGCTGCTGCGCGACGCGGACTATGCCGCGCGCGAGCATGCCTTCGCGTCCCTGACGCGGTAG
- a CDS encoding class I SAM-dependent methyltransferase, with protein sequence MAAPHEPVSLAQSLHFWARNASNESALFQTALRVGLFDALTVEGRGEPLPVETLAERLGCSARGLRSLLELLVCLDFVRMDDTRRFSLAPHTATLLGDSAFRQQLQAELPWWGPMGLLADAVKSGEPVDFEGQRWDVLSHLRERLVAPTPFATPAHEDFFDRFTRSGLRTQVLLAAGQSGLLAALAEDVRTEQALGESTSTRAPGVLLEALAVLGMTRRQEDGWALTPEAKTLLEGKALAYLVRSLSVSARYWEALGRLDETVRHERYVLDLKDPEVSGRFYADNSQQITAVFATHFQLSRRAAATLAGVRPLEGAAVLDIGTGSGVWGAAFARTSSSTHVTYFDQAIVLEQVRRNVAKLEVADRARFWPGNLFTQDFGAADFDVIILPQVLNVLSPKDVPDIFARVARALRPDGILVIAEYVLNERRDGPLDHLYFGFRRFMTNEGDLLSASEYAKLLADVGLTTSVCIPLPTQELVFAARDGVALPTALAPPPRPPSV encoded by the coding sequence ATGGCCGCCCCCCACGAGCCCGTCTCCCTCGCACAGTCACTCCACTTCTGGGCGCGCAACGCCTCCAACGAGTCCGCCCTCTTCCAGACAGCGCTCCGGGTGGGGCTCTTCGACGCACTCACCGTGGAGGGCAGAGGTGAACCACTGCCGGTGGAGACGCTGGCGGAGCGGCTCGGCTGTTCCGCGCGAGGACTCCGCTCACTGCTGGAGCTGTTGGTGTGCCTGGACTTCGTCCGCATGGACGACACGCGCCGCTTCAGCCTCGCGCCCCACACCGCCACCCTCCTGGGCGACTCGGCCTTCCGCCAGCAGCTTCAAGCCGAGCTCCCCTGGTGGGGCCCCATGGGGTTGCTGGCCGACGCCGTGAAGTCCGGCGAGCCGGTGGACTTCGAGGGACAGCGCTGGGACGTCCTCAGCCACCTCCGCGAGCGACTGGTGGCGCCCACGCCGTTCGCCACTCCCGCGCACGAGGACTTCTTCGACCGCTTCACCCGCAGCGGCCTGCGTACCCAGGTTCTCCTGGCCGCGGGACAGAGCGGGTTGTTGGCGGCGCTCGCCGAGGACGTCCGCACGGAGCAGGCGCTGGGCGAGTCCACGTCCACGCGTGCCCCCGGGGTGCTGCTGGAAGCGCTGGCCGTGCTGGGAATGACGCGGCGTCAGGAGGATGGGTGGGCGCTGACACCTGAGGCGAAGACACTGCTGGAAGGAAAGGCCCTGGCCTACCTGGTGCGCTCGCTGTCCGTGTCCGCGCGGTACTGGGAGGCCCTCGGACGCCTGGACGAGACGGTGCGTCACGAGCGCTACGTGCTCGACCTGAAGGACCCCGAGGTGAGCGGGCGCTTCTACGCGGACAACTCCCAGCAAATCACCGCCGTGTTCGCCACCCACTTCCAACTCAGCCGCCGCGCCGCGGCCACGCTCGCGGGCGTGCGTCCGCTGGAGGGCGCCGCGGTGCTGGACATCGGCACCGGCTCGGGCGTGTGGGGCGCGGCCTTCGCGCGCACGTCGTCCTCCACACACGTCACGTACTTCGACCAGGCCATCGTGCTGGAGCAGGTGCGCCGCAACGTCGCGAAGCTGGAGGTCGCGGACCGGGCGCGCTTCTGGCCAGGGAACCTCTTCACCCAGGACTTCGGCGCCGCGGACTTCGACGTCATCATCCTCCCCCAGGTGCTCAACGTGCTGAGCCCGAAGGACGTCCCAGACATCTTCGCGCGCGTGGCCCGGGCACTGCGTCCGGACGGCATCCTCGTCATCGCCGAGTACGTGCTCAACGAGCGCCGCGACGGCCCCCTGGACCACCTCTACTTCGGCTTCCGTCGCTTCATGACGAACGAGGGCGACCTGCTGTCCGCGTCCGAGTACGCGAAGCTGCTCGCGGACGTGGGCCTCACCACCTCCGTCTGCATCCCCCTTCCCACCCAGGAACTGGTGTTCGCCGCGCGAGACGGCGTGGCCCTGCCCACCGCGCTGGCCCCACCGCCCCGACCGCCTTCTGTCTGA